In Micromonospora sp. LH3U1, one genomic interval encodes:
- a CDS encoding ArsR/SmtB family transcription factor, producing the protein MESSDVRQVTDSRVLAAMAHPLRRRLMDVLKVHGPSTVGLLAERTDQAPANVSHHLKVLAAADLVTEAPELARDRRERWWRLVTRGLRWSNTDFDADPAARAVADAATSLNLDRHVALARAWHAADEAEQASWDDAPFSTDHWLRLTPAELAELSREMIGILSRWANRDLPDDDADRRPVFVFVHGVPARP; encoded by the coding sequence ATGGAAAGCTCCGACGTACGCCAGGTCACCGACTCGCGGGTCCTCGCCGCCATGGCCCACCCGCTGCGCCGCCGGCTGATGGACGTGCTCAAGGTGCACGGGCCGTCGACCGTCGGCCTGCTCGCCGAGCGCACCGACCAGGCACCGGCGAACGTCAGCCACCACCTCAAGGTCCTCGCGGCCGCAGACCTGGTCACCGAGGCCCCCGAGCTGGCCCGGGACCGGCGCGAGCGGTGGTGGCGGCTCGTCACCCGAGGGCTGCGCTGGTCCAACACCGACTTCGACGCCGACCCGGCCGCTCGGGCAGTCGCCGACGCCGCCACCTCGCTCAACCTGGACCGGCACGTCGCACTGGCCCGCGCATGGCACGCCGCCGACGAGGCCGAGCAGGCATCCTGGGACGACGCGCCGTTCTCCACCGACCACTGGCTGCGCCTCACGCCTGCCGAACTGGCCGAGCTGAGCCGCGAGATGATCGGCATCCTCTCGCGCTGGGCCAACCGGGACCTGCCCGACGACGACGCCGACCGCCGGCCGGTCTTCGTGTTCGTCCACGGCGTGCCGGCGCGACCGTGA
- a CDS encoding MarR family winged helix-turn-helix transcriptional regulator: MYRRRDTRREQLVAEITNNLRRYSADAQQVGHAFANLHGLNPTDLQALIAVMDAELLGAPITPGRLGERLNLSSGSVTALIDRLERAGHIRRDRDTVDRRKVLLHYADQGAALAMEFFRPLGARTDTVMARFSEDELEVVQRFMGEMSESVRAHRDEVRATRPEPLRRPTG, translated from the coding sequence ATGTACCGGCGGCGCGACACGCGCCGCGAGCAGCTGGTCGCGGAGATCACCAACAACCTCCGGCGGTACTCGGCGGACGCCCAGCAGGTGGGCCACGCCTTCGCCAACCTGCACGGCCTCAACCCGACCGACCTGCAGGCGTTGATCGCGGTGATGGACGCCGAGCTGCTGGGTGCCCCGATCACTCCCGGCCGCCTCGGTGAGCGGCTCAACCTCTCCTCCGGCTCGGTCACCGCCCTGATCGACCGACTGGAGCGGGCCGGCCACATCCGCCGGGACCGGGACACCGTCGACCGGCGCAAGGTGCTGCTGCACTACGCCGACCAGGGCGCCGCCCTGGCCATGGAGTTCTTCCGGCCGCTGGGCGCCCGTACCGACACGGTGATGGCCCGCTTCAGCGAGGACGAGCTGGAAGTGGTGCAACGGTTCATGGGGGAGATGAGCGAGTCTGTGCGGGCGCACCGTGACGAGGTGCGCGCCACCCGGCCCGAGCCGCTCCGCCGCCCGACGGGCTGA
- a CDS encoding CocE/NonD family hydrolase has product MPARLVTRLAGAVLRLPPTRPGPVRVTRDIPVRARDGVVLRTDHYAPALRDAPTVLIRTPYGRGGPLRLLGRLLAARGRHAVIQSCRGTDGSGGTFAPLVHERDDGMDTLDWLRRQPWWSGQLGMFGVSYQGFAQWALAADAGEELRAMVAVVTASATRDSTYAGESFALDTVLTWAELLHAQTVPWLARQWELKRGQPRLAAALEHLPLEAADRVATGVTIPFFQEWLRHHTPEAVYWRTRVFADRVARVRAPVVMVTGWHDIFLPAQLDDHATLRAAGAEPRLVIGPWTHGSPGLFVAALREGLAWLDEHLAAAPPAGGRSRRAASAPVRLHVGGPGGGWRDLPDWPPPAVETAWHLHPGGELAVRPPVASAPDEFRYDPADPTPSLGGPLLVAQRAGPVDNRRVEARPDVLTYTSAPLSGPVEVIGPVRAEIHVRSELPHLDVFVRLCDVDRRGRSWNVCDGLVRVTPERFPADPSGVLRVPVRLWPTAYRFAAGHRLRVQVAGGAHPRWARNPGTGEPLGTAVTLRAGRRQVLHEPGHPSALLLPIVHSAPPQPPI; this is encoded by the coding sequence GTGCCGGCCCGCCTCGTCACCCGCCTCGCCGGCGCAGTGCTGCGGCTGCCACCGACCCGACCCGGCCCGGTGCGGGTCACCCGCGACATCCCGGTCCGGGCCCGCGACGGTGTGGTGTTGCGCACCGATCACTACGCCCCGGCCCTCCGGGACGCGCCGACCGTGCTGATCCGTACCCCGTACGGGCGGGGCGGACCGCTGCGGCTGCTCGGCCGGCTGCTCGCCGCGCGGGGTCGGCACGCGGTGATCCAGTCGTGCCGGGGCACCGACGGCTCCGGTGGGACGTTCGCCCCGCTGGTGCACGAGCGCGACGACGGAATGGACACGCTGGACTGGCTGCGTCGCCAGCCCTGGTGGTCCGGTCAACTCGGCATGTTCGGGGTCAGCTACCAGGGCTTCGCGCAGTGGGCGCTGGCCGCCGACGCCGGCGAGGAACTGCGCGCGATGGTCGCCGTGGTGACCGCCTCGGCCACCCGGGACTCGACGTACGCGGGGGAGTCCTTCGCCCTGGACACCGTGCTGACCTGGGCGGAGCTGCTGCACGCGCAGACCGTGCCGTGGCTGGCCCGGCAGTGGGAGCTCAAGCGGGGACAACCCCGGTTGGCCGCCGCGTTGGAGCACCTACCGCTGGAGGCCGCCGACCGGGTGGCCACCGGCGTGACCATCCCGTTCTTCCAGGAATGGCTGCGCCACCACACCCCGGAGGCCGTCTACTGGCGGACCCGGGTCTTCGCCGACCGGGTGGCCCGGGTGCGGGCGCCGGTGGTCATGGTCACCGGTTGGCACGACATCTTCCTGCCCGCCCAGCTCGACGACCACGCCACGCTGCGCGCCGCAGGGGCGGAGCCGCGCCTGGTGATCGGCCCGTGGACGCACGGCAGCCCCGGCCTGTTCGTGGCCGCCCTGCGGGAGGGGTTGGCCTGGCTCGACGAGCACCTGGCGGCTGCGCCACCGGCGGGCGGCCGGTCCCGCCGCGCCGCGTCCGCCCCGGTCCGGCTGCACGTGGGTGGTCCCGGCGGCGGCTGGCGGGACCTGCCGGACTGGCCACCGCCGGCGGTCGAGACCGCCTGGCACCTGCATCCGGGTGGTGAGCTGGCGGTGCGCCCGCCGGTCGCCTCCGCGCCGGACGAGTTCCGGTACGACCCGGCCGACCCGACCCCGTCGCTGGGTGGGCCGCTGCTCGTGGCCCAGCGGGCCGGCCCGGTGGACAACCGGCGCGTCGAGGCCCGCCCCGATGTGCTGACCTACACCAGCGCCCCGCTGAGCGGGCCGGTCGAGGTGATCGGCCCGGTACGCGCCGAGATCCACGTCCGCAGCGAGCTGCCGCACCTGGACGTCTTCGTGCGACTGTGCGACGTGGACCGTCGAGGTCGTTCGTGGAACGTCTGCGACGGTCTGGTGCGGGTGACACCCGAGCGCTTCCCGGCCGACCCGTCCGGGGTGCTGCGGGTCCCGGTGCGGCTCTGGCCGACGGCGTACCGGTTCGCCGCCGGGCACCGGCTGCGGGTGCAGGTCGCCGGTGGGGCCCATCCGCGGTGGGCGCGCAACCCCGGCACCGGGGAACCCCTCGGTACGGCGGTGACGCTGCGTGCCGGTCGGCGGCAGGTTCTGCATGAGCCAGGCCACCCCTCGGCGTTGTTGTTACCGATCGTCCACTCTGCTCCGCCGCAGCCTCCAATCTGA